In the Colletotrichum higginsianum IMI 349063 chromosome 7 map unlocalized unitig_7, whole genome shotgun sequence genome, one interval contains:
- a CDS encoding oxidoreductase molybdopterin binding domain-containing protein: MKTSNRPDEWKIEQGLSGAVLPVLDMTGPETKALPPQTFGPLTKDEEALRGIGNREELFAAERKGWVGFVEWENYPAKKAAAHKILTSQTFPPNPEFQLGPIPATNPVLPGTHWKMWHHAVGGELDRVPDDSWDIVQKEKHPDMLHLLQFPYNGEPPKRLVTDQEITPNPLHFVRNHGGIPIIDRRDYSFLLDGLVAEPRSFTLDDIMDESRFPRMEKTVTMQCSGTRRIEQILKYAGQGDEVPQAPWAEGAIGTARYVGISLKKVVKACGGLAEGAKHLEFYGADTYFKDDKTMNYLVSVPWAKVKANEVMLAWEMNGEPLPRIHGYPLRIVVFGYIGARSVKWLYRVKAIREPSRAPVQSQEYLYFPQQVGKHNLKMTDGIQIQEMPVSSAIMSPWTKQVVIHNGSIRCKGWAYSGGGRWPERVELSADGGFNWYAVPVEKLSRKRRWTWRTWEFDLPCDVEGWVEVVCRCWDNALNTQPPDVRTAWNWGLHVTSSCHRISLYSVNKSRPATRARLAEFESKGIPFGPITVPLAFPSQSWEDYEKYWASHDPRDAEDD, translated from the exons ATGAAGACCTCGAACCGCCCTGATGAGTGGAAGATTGAGCAGGGCCTCTCCGGGGCGGTGCTTCCGGTCCTCGACATGACCGGGCCCGAGACGAAAGCCCTGCCTCCTCAGACCTTTGGGCCGCTGaccaaggacgaggaagcTCTCAGGGGGATCGGCAACCGCGAAGAGCTGTTTGCTGCTGAGCGGAAGGGCTGGGTCGG CTTCGTCGAGTGGGAGAACTATcccgccaagaaggccgccgcccacaaGATCCTGACATCCCAGACGTTCCCGCCCAACCCGGAGTTCCAGCTGGGCCCGATCCCCGCGACGAACCCGGTCCTCCCCGGCACCCACTGGAAGATGTGGCaccacgccgtcggcggcgagctcgaccgGGTCCCCGACGACTCGTGGGATATCGTCCAGAAGGAAAAACACCCGGACATGCTCCACCTGCTGCAGTTCCCCTACAACGGCGAGCCGCCGAAGCGGCTCGTGACGGACCAGGAGATCACGCCCAACCCGCTGCACTTCGTCCGGAACCACGGCGGCATCCCCATCATCGACAGGCGGGACTACAGCTtcctgctcgacggcctcgtcgcggaGCCGCGGTCCTTCACGCTGGACGACATCATGGACGAGTCCCGGTTCCCGCGcatggagaagacggtgaCGATGCAGTGCTCCGGCACCCGGCGCATCGAGCAGATCCTCAAGTACGCCGggcagggcgacgaggtgCCGCAGGCGCCGTgggccgagggcgccatcGGGACGGCGCGGTACGTCGGCATCAGCCTCAAGAAGGTCGTCAAGGCCTGCGGGggcctggccgagggcgccaaGCACCTCGAGTTCTACGGCGCCGACACCTACTTCAAGGACGACAAGACCATGAACTACCTCGTCAGCGTCCCCTgggccaaggtcaaggcgAACGAGGTCATGCTGGCGTGGGAGATGAACGGCGAGCCCCTGCCGCGCATCCACGGGTACCCGCTgcgcatcgtcgtcttcgggtACATCGGGGCCCGGAGCGTCAAGTGGCTGTACCGCGTCAAGGCCATCAGGGAGCCGTCGCGGGCGCCCGTCCAGAGCCAGGAGTACCTGTACTTCCCGCAGCAGGTGGGGAAGCACAACCTCAAGATGACGGACGGCATCCAGATCCAGGAGATGCCCGTCAGCTCGGCCATCATGTCGCCCTGGACCAAGCAGGTCGTCATCCACAACGGGAGCATCCGCTGCAAGGGCTGGGCGTactcgggcggcgggcggtggcCGGAGCGGGTCGAGCTctcggccgacggcggcttcAACTGGTACGCGGTGCCGGTCGAGAAGCTGTCGCGCAAGCGGCGCTGGACGTGGCGCACGTGGGAGTTTGACCTGCCGtgcgacgtcgagggctgGGTCGAGGTGGTCTGCCGCTGCTGGGACAACGCGCTCAACACGCAGCCGCCGGACGTGCGGACGGCGTGGAACTGGGGCCTGCACGTCACCAGCTCGTGCCACCGCATCTCGCTGTACAGCGTCAACAAGAGCCGGCCCGCGACGAGggcccgcctcgccgagtTCGAGAGCAAGGGGATCCCGTTTGGGCCCATCACGGTCCCGCTGGCGTTCCCCTCCCAGTCGTGGGAGGACTACGAGAAGTACTGGGCGAGCCACGACCcccgcgacgccgaggacgactgA